One genomic region from Buchnera aphidicola (Melanaphis sacchari) encodes:
- the hflC gene encoding protease modulator HflC, producing MSKIFICLSSIFLLFLSSSFFIIKEGNRGIVLQFGKVVRNNNQKALVYTPGLHFKIPFLQTVKILDARIHTMDNQADRFITKEKKDLIVDSYIKWRINDFGLYYLATGGGDSFQAEVLLKRKFSDRLRSEMGCLNVKEVVMDSRGRLTTDVLKALNQGTVHLDNKSSINVNSMNALGIEVVDVRIKQINLPIEVSDAIYNRMRAERGAVARSQRSQGQEKAEKLRAAADYKVSLILSEAQKQALIIKGQGEAKVAKLFSENFKKESFFYLFIRSIHAYENSFKNGNNIILINSDNEFFHYINQLNSNIKKVQRILKR from the coding sequence ATGAGTAAAATATTTATTTGTTTATCAAGTATTTTTCTTCTTTTTCTTTCCTCTTCGTTTTTTATTATAAAAGAAGGAAATCGTGGTATTGTTCTCCAATTCGGAAAAGTTGTACGTAATAATAATCAAAAAGCATTAGTTTATACTCCAGGATTGCATTTTAAAATTCCTTTTTTGCAAACTGTTAAAATATTAGACGCGCGTATCCATACTATGGATAATCAAGCTGATCGTTTCATTACGAAAGAGAAAAAAGATCTAATTGTTGATTCGTATATAAAATGGCGGATCAATGATTTTGGTTTATATTACTTAGCTACTGGAGGAGGAGATTCTTTTCAAGCTGAAGTATTATTAAAAAGAAAATTTAGTGACCGGTTACGTTCTGAAATGGGTTGTTTAAATGTCAAGGAAGTTGTTATGGACTCGCGGGGACGATTAACTACAGATGTTTTAAAAGCTTTAAATCAAGGCACAGTTCATTTAGATAATAAATCATCAATTAATGTAAATAGTATGAATGCTTTAGGTATTGAAGTAGTAGATGTAAGAATTAAACAAATTAATTTACCAATAGAAGTATCTGATGCTATATATAATAGAATGAGGGCTGAAAGAGGAGCTGTGGCTAGAAGTCAGCGATCTCAAGGTCAAGAAAAAGCAGAAAAATTACGCGCAGCAGCTGATTATAAAGTATCATTAATATTATCAGAAGCACAAAAACAAGCTTTGATAATAAAAGGTCAAGGAGAAGCTAAAGTAGCGAAATTATTTTCAGAAAACTTTAAAAAAGAGTCATTTTTTTATCTTTTTATTCGCAGTATACATGCTTATGAAAATAGTTTTAAAAATGGTAATAATATTATTTTAATTAATTCAGATAATGAATTTTTTCATTATATTAATCAATTAAACTCAAATATAAAAAAAGTTCAAAGGATCTTAAAAAGATGA
- a CDS encoding adenylosuccinate synthase: MNNNIVILGTQWGDEGKGKIVDFLSLDSAYVVRYHGGHNAGHTLVVDGKKIVLHLIPSGLLHPNVIGIIANGVVISPFELIKEIKMLKKNYISIKNRLFISDSAPLILPYHIEMDIAREKKLGVNAIGTTGRGIGPAYEDKIARRALRMNDLKDENKLSLRLEEIVDYYNSQLVSFYKHKSINYKTILNNLIKVKDLICDMIQDTTSILFKAIENNKKIIFEGAQGSFLDIDHGTYPYVTSSNTTVGSAITGTGIGPKNLNYILGVTKAYSTRVGNGPFCTETFGKIDDYLSKRGQEFGATTGRKRRTGWLDGVLLRKAVKMNSLSGLCLTKLDILDNLKEIKICTSYKNIGVNNKNYPSFYGFENVEPVYEVYPGWMKSTLGIRKIQDLPKEARNYINCIERIARISVDMISTGPDRFDTIIVNNPFLKID, from the coding sequence ATGAATAATAATATTGTAATTTTAGGAACACAGTGGGGCGATGAAGGAAAGGGTAAAATAGTTGATTTTTTATCTTTAGATAGTGCTTATGTTGTGAGATATCATGGAGGACATAATGCAGGTCATACTTTAGTAGTAGATGGAAAAAAAATTGTTCTTCATTTAATACCATCTGGATTATTACATCCTAATGTAATTGGAATTATTGCTAATGGTGTAGTTATTTCACCTTTTGAATTAATTAAAGAAATAAAAATGTTAAAAAAAAATTATATTTCGATTAAAAATCGTCTTTTTATTTCTGATTCTGCGCCCTTAATACTCCCATATCATATTGAAATGGATATAGCTCGTGAAAAAAAGTTAGGTGTAAATGCAATTGGTACTACAGGGCGTGGCATTGGTCCTGCGTATGAAGATAAAATTGCACGTCGAGCATTACGTATGAATGATTTAAAAGATGAGAATAAGTTATCTCTTCGATTAGAAGAAATAGTTGACTATTATAATAGTCAATTGGTATCTTTTTATAAACATAAATCAATAAATTATAAAACTATTTTAAATAATTTAATTAAAGTAAAAGATTTGATTTGCGATATGATTCAAGATACTACTTCTATTTTATTTAAAGCAATTGAAAATAATAAAAAAATAATTTTTGAAGGTGCTCAAGGTAGTTTTTTAGATATTGATCATGGTACATACCCATATGTTACCTCTTCAAATACTACTGTTGGTAGTGCAATTACTGGTACAGGTATAGGACCTAAAAATTTGAATTATATATTAGGTGTGACTAAAGCATATTCTACACGTGTTGGAAATGGTCCATTTTGCACTGAAACATTTGGTAAGATAGATGATTATTTGTCTAAAAGAGGACAGGAATTTGGCGCTACTACTGGTCGAAAAAGACGTACTGGATGGTTAGATGGTGTTTTATTGCGAAAAGCAGTTAAAATGAATTCTTTATCTGGTCTTTGTTTAACAAAATTAGATATTTTAGATAATTTAAAAGAAATAAAAATTTGTACGTCTTATAAAAATATTGGTGTTAATAATAAAAACTATCCTAGTTTTTATGGATTTGAAAATGTAGAACCAGTTTATGAAGTTTATCCAGGATGGATGAAGAGTACGTTAGGTATAAGAAAAATACAGGATTTACCTAAAGAAGCTCGTAATTATATAAATTGCATTGAAAGAATAGCTAGAATTTCTGTTGATATGATCTCTACAGGTCCAGATCGCTTTGATACTATTATAGTAAATAATCCATTTTTAAAAATTGATTAA
- the rnr gene encoding ribonuclease R: MVVDIYQKKVIKKYKNSVPSRKYILLLLKKYNNLISKKILEKKLHINCRKEKQILRQRLKRMEKDNQIIYTSNRRYISLENLNLVKGKVIGHRDGYGFLRTETLKEDVWISKDEMKSCIHGDLVLAHIIQLNKKRNIAKILKVFQSTNILIVGRYYLDKKIEFVIPNDSRFNFKIFILPSIINNKITIGSIVLVKLKKGFFKNKIQGKIIEVLGKKMGIDLSINVALRTHNIPYSWSREVKNQLCRISNKISQKDLDNRVDLRHFPFFTIDEKDARDFDDAIFCKKKKDLEEGWNLWVAIADVSYYIKPNTALDKAAFNRGNSVYFPSLVVPMLPEKISTDLCSLNPSVDRLCLICEMSLSSEGKLVQYKHYEAVIRSHGRFTYDEIFDIWNGNVELQLKYKKLLKYIQNMFFLYKFLNKKRFLKKGISFENAEAKFILDDHFRINKIYQKIRNDAHKFIETCMILANIASARFIEKYNYPILFRNHAQPSKESVSSFRLLLKELGLSLLGGDNPKACHYSILLKKILNRPDYEMIQTLLLRSMKQAVYSPINCGHFGLALSSYVHFTSPIRRYPDLILHRIIKKLILKNKREASFKKESCNYKKFFLYNINEMKKIGAHCSITERRADDATRDVVDWLKCEFMKNKIGYILTGVISNVTSFGFFVRLDKFFIDGLVHIEKLSDDYYYFDSMGLKLIGKSTKNIYRLGDTLKVKVISVNLNQRKIELSL, from the coding sequence ATGGTAGTAGATATCTACCAAAAAAAAGTAATAAAAAAATATAAAAATTCTGTTCCTAGTAGGAAATATATTTTACTTCTTTTAAAAAAGTATAATAATTTAATTAGTAAAAAAATTTTAGAAAAAAAACTTCATATTAATTGTCGAAAAGAAAAACAAATATTACGTCAACGATTGAAAAGAATGGAGAAAGATAATCAAATTATATATACCTCTAATCGTCGCTATATATCTTTAGAAAATCTTAATTTGGTTAAAGGAAAAGTTATAGGTCATAGAGATGGTTATGGATTTCTCAGAACAGAAACATTAAAAGAGGATGTTTGGATTTCTAAGGATGAAATGAAATCATGTATTCATGGAGATCTTGTTTTAGCCCATATTATACAGTTAAATAAAAAAAGAAATATCGCTAAAATATTAAAAGTATTTCAATCAACTAATATATTAATTGTAGGTCGATATTATTTAGATAAAAAAATAGAATTTGTGATTCCTAATGACAGTCGTTTTAATTTTAAAATTTTTATTTTGCCTTCAATTATTAATAATAAAATTACGATAGGATCAATTGTTTTAGTTAAATTAAAAAAGGGCTTTTTTAAAAATAAAATACAAGGAAAAATAATAGAAGTATTAGGTAAAAAAATGGGAATTGATTTATCAATTAACGTTGCTTTAAGAACACATAATATTCCTTATTCATGGTCAAGAGAAGTAAAAAATCAATTGTGTCGAATCAGTAATAAAATTAGTCAAAAAGATTTAGATAATCGCGTGGATTTAAGACACTTCCCTTTTTTTACTATTGATGAAAAAGATGCTCGTGATTTTGATGATGCTATTTTTTGTAAAAAAAAGAAAGATTTAGAAGAAGGATGGAATTTATGGGTAGCAATTGCAGATGTAAGTTATTACATTAAACCCAATACTGCTTTAGATAAAGCAGCTTTTAACAGAGGAAACTCTGTATATTTTCCCTCTCTAGTGGTACCAATGTTACCAGAAAAAATATCCACAGACTTATGTTCTTTAAATCCTTCCGTAGATCGTTTATGCTTAATATGCGAAATGAGTTTGTCAAGTGAAGGAAAATTAGTTCAATATAAACACTATGAAGCAGTTATTCGTTCTCATGGACGTTTTACATATGATGAAATATTTGATATTTGGAATGGTAACGTTGAATTACAATTAAAATATAAAAAATTATTAAAATATATTCAAAATATGTTTTTTTTATACAAATTTTTAAACAAAAAAAGATTTTTAAAAAAAGGTATTTCTTTTGAAAATGCAGAAGCTAAATTTATTTTAGATGATCATTTTCGTATTAATAAAATTTATCAAAAAATTCGTAATGACGCTCATAAGTTTATTGAAACTTGCATGATATTAGCCAATATAGCATCTGCTCGATTTATTGAAAAATATAATTATCCTATATTATTCAGAAATCATGCTCAGCCAAGCAAAGAAAGTGTGAGTAGTTTTCGTTTGTTATTAAAAGAATTAGGACTTTCTTTATTAGGTGGAGACAATCCAAAGGCTTGTCATTATTCAATTTTACTAAAAAAAATATTAAATCGTCCTGATTATGAAATGATTCAAACTTTATTGTTACGTTCTATGAAGCAAGCTGTGTATTCTCCTATTAATTGTGGTCATTTTGGACTTGCTTTATCTAGTTATGTGCACTTTACTTCTCCTATTAGACGTTATCCTGATCTTATATTACATAGAATCATTAAAAAATTAATTTTAAAAAATAAGAGAGAAGCTTCTTTTAAAAAAGAATCTTGTAATTATAAGAAATTTTTTTTATACAATATAAATGAAATGAAAAAAATAGGCGCTCACTGCTCTATTACCGAAAGACGAGCAGATGATGCGACGAGAGATGTTGTTGATTGGTTAAAATGCGAATTTATGAAAAATAAAATTGGTTATATTCTGACAGGAGTGATTTCAAATGTTACCTCTTTTGGTTTTTTCGTGCGTTTAGACAAATTTTTTATCGATGGATTAGTTCATATAGAAAAATTAAGTGATGATTATTATTATTTTGATTCTATGGGTTTAAAATTAATTGGCAAATCAACTAAAAATATTTATCGATTGGGCGATACTTTAAAGGTAAAAGTTATTTCAGTTAATTTAAATCAAAGAAAAATTGAATTATCTTTATAA
- the rpsF gene encoding 30S ribosomal protein S6, translated as MRHYEIVLMIHPDYSDKVNLIIEKYKKIISNHSGVIHRLEDWGRRQLSYPIKKLHKAHYILMNIEADSKIVNLLETDFRFNNAVIRNMIMSVKKPISELSPIMKLKEEKKEKK; from the coding sequence ATGCGTCATTATGAAATTGTACTTATGATTCATCCTGATTATAGTGATAAAGTAAACTTAATTATTGAAAAATATAAAAAAATTATTTCTAATCATTCAGGTGTAATACATCGTTTAGAAGATTGGGGAAGACGCCAATTATCATATCCAATTAAAAAACTTCATAAAGCTCATTACATCCTCATGAACATAGAAGCTGATTCTAAAATCGTTAATTTACTAGAAACAGATTTTCGTTTTAATAACGCAGTTATTAGAAATATGATTATGTCTGTGAAGAAACCAATTTCTGAATTGTCACCTATAATGAAATTAAAAGAAGAAAAAAAAGAAAAAAAGTAA